In one window of Sporomusaceae bacterium FL31 DNA:
- a CDS encoding alpha-ribazole phosphatase, whose amino-acid sequence MTKVILVRHGQTFWNLELKYQGHSDIALTDLGISQAKQVAERLATENISAVYASDLSRAYHTAEFIAHKHKLTVIAMPEFREISFGEWEGLNYSKINDQWPEVMNKLFTHPDEIRIPGGETFRELKERSQSAIERLIAQHEDDTIVVVSHGGTIRTLLCAALDIHLNRVWNIKQDNTAVNIVEYYPDRTMVALVNDTHHLNS is encoded by the coding sequence GTGACAAAGGTTATTTTAGTTAGACATGGTCAAACATTTTGGAATTTAGAATTAAAATATCAAGGCCACTCTGATATTGCCTTGACTGATTTAGGAATTAGTCAGGCGAAACAGGTTGCTGAGCGTTTAGCTACTGAGAACATCTCAGCTGTCTATGCAAGTGATTTATCTAGAGCATATCATACGGCGGAATTTATTGCGCATAAGCATAAATTAACGGTCATTGCTATGCCTGAATTTAGAGAGATTTCCTTTGGGGAATGGGAAGGACTTAATTATAGTAAAATTAATGATCAATGGCCTGAAGTGATGAACAAACTTTTTACTCATCCTGATGAAATCAGAATTCCTGGCGGAGAAACTTTTCGCGAACTAAAAGAACGTTCACAATCAGCAATCGAAAGATTAATTGCCCAACATGAAGATGACACCATTGTGGTTGTTTCACATGGCGGAACCATAAGAACACTACTTTGTGCTGCTCTTGATATCCATTTAAATCGAGTTTGGAACATAAAACAAGATAATACAGCGGTTAATATTGTTGAATATTATCCAGATCGAACGATGGTCGCACTAGTGAATGACACTCATCATCTTAACTCATAA